CGCCCATTGCATCGAAGCCCTCCCCCGCTTCGTTTCCGCAGAAGAACTTAGGGCCAGATTCGGCCGGCTGCAACGGGCTCATTACGGAGTTGTCAGCAGGCGGCGTATCTGTGGAAGCAGGCCGCGTACGATCACGGAAACCCCGCGTTCATTGGGGTGGATCGCGTCGCCGATATGAAGCGAACGATCCCCCACCACGCCCTGCAGGAAGAACGGGTAGAGCGCAGCCCGGTGTTTCGCGGCAAGCCGCGCGTAGATCGGGTTGAACTGCCGTGCATAAGCGGCCCCAAGATTGGGCGCGGCGACCATGCCGGCGAGCAGAACCTTGATGTTGCGCTTGCGCAGCTCGGACAGGATCGCATCGAGATTGGCCTCCGCGCGACGGGGATCCTGCCCGCGCAGCATATCGTTCGCGCCCAGCTCGACGATGACGAGATCGGGCTTGGCCTTGAGCGAGGCGAGCACCCAGTTCAGCCGCGCCCGTCCCTGCGCAGTGGTGTCGCCCGACACGCCCGCATTGTGCACCCGCGCCGGCACGCCGGACTTGCGCAGCGCCGCTTCCAGCTGGGGCGCGAAGCCCTGTCCGGGAGGCAGGCGATAGCCGGCGGTTAGGCTGTCTCCGAAAGCCAGCACCAGCTTGTCGGCCGCCTGGGCGGACGCAGGGAAAAGGAGAAGGGCGAGAATAGCGAGGAAGGGGTGCAGCATGACGGCGATATTGGCATGGCGGGCGCGGATGTCACCCCCCACCCATCCGCTGTCCGCGCTATCGGCGCGTCAGCAAGGGATAGGGATTGACCGCCTTCCCCTGCCACCAGCTTTCGCCCGGGGCCATCGCGTTGATAGCATAATGAAGGTGCGGCGCCTCCGGGCTCGCATCGCCGGTCGAGCCGACCGTGCCGATCATCTGGCCCTGGGCGATCCTTTGTCCCTCGGCAAGGCCGGGAACGTAGGAATCCAGATGGGCATAATAATCGACCCACTGGCCACCGCCGCGCCGGATATAGATGGTCCGCCCGCCCAGCCGGCTGTCGAACAGCTTTTCGACCGTGCCCGCGGCCGCGGCGATCACGGGCGTGCCACGTGGTGCCATGATGTCGATCGCGTCATGAACCCGGCCTTCGCCCCGCGCATCGTCGAAGGTGTCGCTGAGCTGCGCGGCCTTCACTCCGGCGACAGGAATGACCAGCGCCCCCTGCCTGGCCACTGCTGGAAGGGCCGGCTGGGATGGCGACACTGCTTGCCGGGGCGCTGGTGCTGGCCCACCCGGCAGGTTGAGCGCGATCACCCAGCCGAGATAACCCAGCACAAGGACCAGCAGGACGATCGCAATCTTGCGGATCACCGTCGCCGCCTCATTCCTGGAAGACCGCCGGGGTGCCCGGCTTCACCATCAGCGCCAGCCGGGCCGCGTCCCAGTTGGTCAGGCGAATGCAGCCATGGCTTTCGGTTCGCCCGATCGTCTCCGGGCGCGGCGTGCCGTGGATGCCGTAATGCTTCTTGTCGAGATCGATCCACACCACCCCGACCGGCCCGTTCGGGCCCGGCGGCAGCAGCGCCTTCTTGTCGGTACTGTCGGCATCCCAGAACAGCTTGGGATTGTAATGGAAGGGCGGGTTGTAGGAACGGCCCTGGATTTTCCATGTGCCGATGGGCAGCGGATCATATTCGCTGCCCATCGTCGCGGGGAACTGGGCGACCAGCTTGCCGGCCCCGTCATATCCCCGCAGCACGCCGTCGGACTTGTCGACGACCACCTTGGCGACCTCGGGCTGGTCCGATCCCACATTGAGCGTCCAAAGCGTCTTGCGCCAGGCAGGGTTGATATCCTGCGCGAACGCCTGCTTCGGCGGGATGACGTTGGGCACCTTGATCGTCGCGCCGGGCCGCACCCGCGTCTGTGGGGAGTTGAGCGCGATCAGGGTGGCCCTGGTCGTATGATATCGCTCGGCCAGCTTCTCCATCGCGTCGGCATAGCCGAGCGATTTCATCTTCGCCTGATCGGACTCCTTGGCGGGGAGCGGGCCGACAAACGGCCCCTCGAGTATCGCCGGGGTCAGCTTCACGTCGATCACGGTGGGCATCGCGCGGAAGGGGGCGAAGCTCTTGACCGTCGCGGCATCCAGCTTGCCGGTCAGGGGCAGCCCTTTCGCCTCCTGCCAGCCGCGCAGCGCCTTGGCGAAACTCATGCCGCCGGCGCCGTCGATCACGCCCGGGCCGAAACCCAGCCGATCGAGCAGCACCTGCGCGCCCAGGATGCGCTGGTCGGGCGCGGCGGCGCTTGCGGCGATGGGGATGAGGGCGGGAAGGAAGGCGGCGGACAGGACCAGAAACTTCAGCAGACGCACACACAGCTCCTCTCGTCGTAACGAGGGGACAACGTGCGGCGGGTCGTTTCTTTCCCGTCAGGGGGCGGCGACGCCCAGCTTGAGTTCCTGGATGGCAGGTGTGCCAGTAGGGGCAAGCAGCAGACTGCCGTCGATCCGGCCATGCTCGCACGTCCAGCCGAAACTCCCCGCCATTGCCGTTGTAGCGGTGACGGGTTCGCCGGCCGCGCACGCGCCCACCTCGGCCCGGAGCCGCGCAAGCTCGGCTCGCCAATGTGGTGCATCGCGATCCATCAGGACGTTCATCGCGAGCCGGTCTTTCGCCACCATCACGTCGCCGGCCGCCCAGATCGCCCGCACCGCCTCATAGCCGGCCGCAACCCCGGGGCTGACCGGCACCGCCCTATCGTCGATCGAACCCGCCGCCTCCAGCGCCAGCGCGGCGCGGAAGGCCGGCACCGAGGGCGCGGCATAGGTGCGGCTGGCGAAGGCGAAGATGCCGATGCCCTTTTCGGGCAGCAGGATGACCACCGATCCATATCCGGGATAGCCGCCGGTATGGGTCAGCGCCCGCCCCAGATCGCAATCGTCGAGCACGCGCCAGCCCATGCCATAGGCCACCGCCTGACGGCAGGGCGCGCCGATCGTGGGATTGCGCATCTGGCCGGTCGCGAAGTTGGAACCCTCGGCGATCGCGCGGACGGTCGCGCGCGGAACCGGCCCCGTGTCCGCGCCGTCGCGCGGCGGCCAGGCCGAGAGCAGGAAGGCGACCCAGCGCGCATAGTCGTTCGCGGTCGTCTCCATCCCGCCCATGGCCCCGAAGGCGCCATCGGCCATGTCGGGCTCACGCAGCCAGCCGCCATCCTGCCAGCGATAGCCGATCGCGCGCGTTTCGCGCGGCGAGGCGGCGATATCGTAGCCGGTCGCATCCATCCCCAGCGGCCTGAGCAGCGTCCGGCCGATATAGGCCTGATAGGATTGGCCCGACACATTGGCGATGATCCGGCCCAGCGTCGCATAGCCGAAGTTCGAATATTCCATCGCCAACCCCGCCGGCCGGGAGAAGGGCACGCCCGCCTTCAGCATCGCGGTGAAATCCTGTTCGGGCAGCGATTGCTGCCGATCGCCCCAGGGATTGTCGTCGACGAAGCCCGCGCTGTGGTTGAGCAGGTCGCGCACCGTGATGCGGCGGGCGTCGCTGGTCGGATATGTCCAGCCTCGCATTTCGGGCACATAGTTTTCCGCCGGGGCGTCGAGCGATAATTTTCCCTCGTCGCGCAGCTTGAGGATGGCAAGCGCGGTGAAGGCCTTGCTCATCGAGGCGATGCGGAAGCGGCTGTCGAGATCGACGGGGCGCTTCGCCTCGAGATCGCGGACGCCGAGGCCCTTCGCATGGACCAGCTTCCCATCCGCGACGATGCCATAGACCAGCCCCGGAACATGGGAATCGAGCCGCCACCGGGCGAAGACGTTATCGATCTCGGCGACGGTCACGGGATCGAGCGACGCGGCGCGCAGGGGTAGGGCGATCAGCAGCAGGCTGAGGGTGACCAGGGATCTGAACATGCGCACTCCTCCCTATGATCAGATCAGCGCCGACGCAGCACCGCACCGAGCGCGGCGATCCCTGCGGCGCCGAGCAGCAGCAGCGGAACCGCGATGTGCGGCGACACCGGATGCAGGGTGAAGACCAGCCCGGTCGCGGCGGCGGGCGGATGCATCGCCCGGCCGACCAGCATCAGCAGCAGGCCGAGCGTCGCGGCGATGATCGCGACGCCCACCGAGGCCCCGAAGAAATAGCCGGCGACCGAGCCGACCACCGCCGTCGCCGCATGCCCCGCGACGATCGGCCAGGGATGGGCGCTCGGCAGCTTCGGGGTGGTGGCGACCAGCGCGAGCGAGTTCACCAGCGGCATCCACATCGCGATGATGCCGAAATGGTGGGCAAGGCCGCCGAATAGGGCGAGGGCGGCGAGAAAGACCGTCGCGGCGAGCGCGACCTGTTGCCACGACATCGCCTCGGTCCGCACCATGGGCTCAGCGCCGGTCCTTGGTGGCGGAGAATTTCAGAGCCGGGAATTTGCCCTGGATATAATTCAGCTCCCAGGCATCCTTGGCCATGAACACCGGCGCCTCGTCGCGGTCGGCCGCCATCGCCGAGCGGTGCAGACCGATGAACTCGTCCAGCGCCTTCTCGTCGTCCGAAGAAACCCAGCGCGCGGTGTCGTAGGGCGAGGGCTCGAAACCGGCATCGACCTTATACTCGACCTGAAGGCGCGAGATCAGCACGTCGAGCTGGAGCTGGCCGACCACGCCGATGACGAGCTGCGATCCGATCTGCGGATGGAAGACCTGCATGATCCCCTCCTCCGCCATGTCGTTGAGCGCGTTGCGCAGCTGCTTGGTCTTGGTCGGATCGGCGAGCTTCACGCGGCGCAGGATTTCGGGCGCGAAGTTCGGCAGGCCGGTGATGCGGACCGTCTCCCCCTCCGTCAGCGTGTCGCCGACCCTGAGGGTGCCGTGGTTCGGGATGCCGATGATGTCGCCGGGAAAGGCCTCTTCCGCCAGCTCGCGGTTCTGGGCGAAGAACAGGATCGGGCTGTGCACCGCGATCGACTTGCCGGTGCCGACCTGCGCCAGCTTCATGCCGCGTTTGAACCTGCCCGAGCAGAGCCGCATGAAGGCGACCCGGTCGCGGTGCTGCGGGTTCATGTTAGCCTGCACCTTGAAGATGAAGCCGGCGACATTGGGCTCGGCCGGATCGATGTCGCGCGGGTCGCCGGGCTGCGGGCGGGGCGACGGCGCATAGTCGGCCAGCGCGTCGATCAGCTGCTCGACGCCGAAATCCTTCAGCGCCGATCCGAAATAGACCGGCGTCAGATCGCCATTGCGATAGGCGGCCTCGTCAAACTCGGCATAGCCGACCTGGGCGAGCTCGATCTCCTCGCGGACCTGGCTCAGGACATGCTCGGGCACGATATCGTCTAGCTGGGAATCGTTGATCCCGGCGACCGCGATCGCATCCCCTTCATAGGCGCCGGTCGCATCGGCAGCCGGCCGATAGAGCCGGTCGCGGGCGAGATCGTAGATGCCTTCGAAGGTGCCGCCCATGCCGACCGGCCAGCTCATCGGCGCGACGTCCAGCGCCAGCGCGTCGGCAATCTCGTCGAGCAGCTCGAAGCAGGGCCGCCCCTCGCGATCGACCTTGTTGACGAAGGTGATGATCGGCACCGAGCGCAGCCGGCACACCTCGAACAGCTTGCGGGTCTGCGGCTCGATGCCCTTGGCCGCATCGATCACCATCACCGCCGAGTCGACCGCGGTCAGCGTGCGATAGGTATCCTCCGAGAAATCCTCGTGGCCCGGCGTGTCGAGCAGGTTGAAGGTGATGCCGCCGCGCTCGAAGGTCATCACCGAGGACGTTACCGAGATACCGCGCTGCTGCTCGATCTTCATCCAGTCCGATCGCGCCCGCCGCGTCTGGCCGCGCGCCTTGACCTCACCGGCGAGATGGATCGCGCCGCCGAAATAGAGCAGCTTCTCGGTCAGCGTGGTCTTGCCGGCGTCCGGATGCGAGATGATCGCGAAGGTGCGGCGGTCGGGGCGGTCGGTCTTGCTCATGATGGCGGCGGCGGATAGCAGCACTCTCTGGAAAAGCCCATTCCGTTCGTGTCGAGCGAAGTCGAGACACGTTCCGGAAGCCAGCGTCCCTC
The sequence above is drawn from the Rhizorhabdus dicambivorans genome and encodes:
- a CDS encoding HPP family protein, giving the protein MVRTEAMSWQQVALAATVFLAALALFGGLAHHFGIIAMWMPLVNSLALVATTPKLPSAHPWPIVAGHAATAVVGSVAGYFFGASVGVAIIAATLGLLLMLVGRAMHPPAAATGLVFTLHPVSPHIAVPLLLLGAAGIAALGAVLRRR
- a CDS encoding arylesterase, whose amino-acid sequence is MLHPFLAILALLLFPASAQAADKLVLAFGDSLTAGYRLPPGQGFAPQLEAALRKSGVPARVHNAGVSGDTTAQGRARLNWVLASLKAKPDLVIVELGANDMLRGQDPRRAEANLDAILSELRKRNIKVLLAGMVAAPNLGAAYARQFNPIYARLAAKHRAALYPFFLQGVVGDRSLHIGDAIHPNERGVSVIVRGLLPQIRRLLTTP
- a CDS encoding peptide chain release factor 3, which produces MSKTDRPDRRTFAIISHPDAGKTTLTEKLLYFGGAIHLAGEVKARGQTRRARSDWMKIEQQRGISVTSSVMTFERGGITFNLLDTPGHEDFSEDTYRTLTAVDSAVMVIDAAKGIEPQTRKLFEVCRLRSVPIITFVNKVDREGRPCFELLDEIADALALDVAPMSWPVGMGGTFEGIYDLARDRLYRPAADATGAYEGDAIAVAGINDSQLDDIVPEHVLSQVREEIELAQVGYAEFDEAAYRNGDLTPVYFGSALKDFGVEQLIDALADYAPSPRPQPGDPRDIDPAEPNVAGFIFKVQANMNPQHRDRVAFMRLCSGRFKRGMKLAQVGTGKSIAVHSPILFFAQNRELAEEAFPGDIIGIPNHGTLRVGDTLTEGETVRITGLPNFAPEILRRVKLADPTKTKQLRNALNDMAEEGIMQVFHPQIGSQLVIGVVGQLQLDVLISRLQVEYKVDAGFEPSPYDTARWVSSDDEKALDEFIGLHRSAMAADRDEAPVFMAKDAWELNYIQGKFPALKFSATKDRR
- a CDS encoding serine hydrolase domain-containing protein, whose protein sequence is MFRSLVTLSLLLIALPLRAASLDPVTVAEIDNVFARWRLDSHVPGLVYGIVADGKLVHAKGLGVRDLEAKRPVDLDSRFRIASMSKAFTALAILKLRDEGKLSLDAPAENYVPEMRGWTYPTSDARRITVRDLLNHSAGFVDDNPWGDRQQSLPEQDFTAMLKAGVPFSRPAGLAMEYSNFGYATLGRIIANVSGQSYQAYIGRTLLRPLGMDATGYDIAASPRETRAIGYRWQDGGWLREPDMADGAFGAMGGMETTANDYARWVAFLLSAWPPRDGADTGPVPRATVRAIAEGSNFATGQMRNPTIGAPCRQAVAYGMGWRVLDDCDLGRALTHTGGYPGYGSVVILLPEKGIGIFAFASRTYAAPSVPAFRAALALEAAGSIDDRAVPVSPGVAAGYEAVRAIWAAGDVMVAKDRLAMNVLMDRDAPHWRAELARLRAEVGACAAGEPVTATTAMAGSFGWTCEHGRIDGSLLLAPTGTPAIQELKLGVAAP
- a CDS encoding M23 family metallopeptidase, which gives rise to MIRKIAIVLLVLVLGYLGWVIALNLPGGPAPAPRQAVSPSQPALPAVARQGALVIPVAGVKAAQLSDTFDDARGEGRVHDAIDIMAPRGTPVIAAAAGTVEKLFDSRLGGRTIYIRRGGGQWVDYYAHLDSYVPGLAEGQRIAQGQMIGTVGSTGDASPEAPHLHYAINAMAPGESWWQGKAVNPYPLLTRR
- a CDS encoding L,D-transpeptidase family protein, giving the protein MRLLKFLVLSAAFLPALIPIAASAAAPDQRILGAQVLLDRLGFGPGVIDGAGGMSFAKALRGWQEAKGLPLTGKLDAATVKSFAPFRAMPTVIDVKLTPAILEGPFVGPLPAKESDQAKMKSLGYADAMEKLAERYHTTRATLIALNSPQTRVRPGATIKVPNVIPPKQAFAQDINPAWRKTLWTLNVGSDQPEVAKVVVDKSDGVLRGYDGAGKLVAQFPATMGSEYDPLPIGTWKIQGRSYNPPFHYNPKLFWDADSTDKKALLPPGPNGPVGVVWIDLDKKHYGIHGTPRPETIGRTESHGCIRLTNWDAARLALMVKPGTPAVFQE